In Tissierellales bacterium, the genomic window TTGGTTTCAAGTTTGAAACACCCGGATATGTGTACCGTAACCCGTGTCGCATGAAGAAAGCCAAACATGCGATAGAAGGAGGGAATGTAAGTGTCAAACAAGGTAAGTGCAAACCAAAAAATCAGAATCAGACTTAAAGCTTATGATCACCAGGTATTGGACAGTTCAGCTAAGAAAATAGTTGAGACTGCTAAGAAAACTGGAGCTGATGTTTCAGGTCCAATTCCATTACCAACAGAAAAAGAGATTATAACAATCTTGAGAGCTGTGCATAAGTATAAAGATTCGAGAGAACAGTTCGAGCAAAGAACTCATAAGAGATTAATTGAT contains:
- the rpsJ gene encoding 30S ribosomal protein S10, which translates into the protein MSNKVSANQKIRIRLKAYDHQVLDSSAKKIVETAKKTGADVSGPIPLPTEKEIITILRAVHKYKDSREQFEQRTHKRLIDITNPTSKTVDSLMRLNLPAGVDIEIKL